A single genomic interval of Granulicella tundricola MP5ACTX9 harbors:
- a CDS encoding leucyl aminopeptidase — MDTKLIFAEPAAHQTAMLVIFAVDIAVGKDAEPLPVLLTTSDPITNAAARAIASGEFKGNLGENLLLHAPAGLKAERLLIIGLGKAKTLSVNEIRKAAGAAVRAAKPRGIREISIAFPEDHALSDEHLEELPCTLTARVLVEGAEIAELDWDTYRSDRKDLSVYTLTVVVKAGERSTRQEIQSGFDEGLIVAAAQNFARHLVNEPGNVLTPTVLGARTKAMCDEVGLACEVYSTSKLEELKMGAFAAVAQGSAEPPALIVMTYTPAGPVEPDAPVIGLVGKGITFDTGGISIKPADNMEKMKYDMAGSAAMIGAMRAIAQLKPNLKVISVICSAENMPDGKAFKPGDVVTAMSGKTIEIINTDAEGRLVLADGLHYAKTLGCTHLIDAATLTGACVVALGYLNVGLFSNDDATWEQFMAGVPRSGEKFWRLPCTDDYRDQIKSQIGDIMNTGGRAAGAVTAAMFLKEFAGDTPWIHLDIAGCAWNEEQKPWLPKGPTGIAVRSIVEWVRSYSA; from the coding sequence ATGGACACCAAACTCATCTTCGCTGAACCGGCGGCTCACCAGACCGCCATGCTCGTCATCTTTGCTGTGGACATTGCCGTTGGGAAAGACGCTGAACCCCTGCCAGTCCTGCTCACGACCTCGGATCCCATAACAAATGCGGCCGCCCGCGCCATCGCCTCAGGCGAGTTCAAGGGAAATCTAGGCGAGAACCTGCTACTTCATGCCCCCGCAGGCCTGAAGGCGGAACGGCTTCTGATCATCGGGCTCGGCAAGGCGAAGACGCTCTCGGTCAATGAGATTCGCAAGGCCGCCGGAGCAGCAGTCCGGGCAGCGAAGCCCCGCGGCATTCGCGAAATCAGCATTGCCTTCCCGGAAGATCATGCCTTGTCGGATGAGCACCTGGAGGAGCTTCCCTGCACCCTGACCGCCCGGGTGCTGGTGGAAGGAGCCGAGATCGCCGAACTCGACTGGGATACCTACCGCAGTGATCGCAAAGATCTCTCCGTCTATACCCTTACCGTTGTCGTCAAGGCTGGCGAGCGGTCGACCCGGCAGGAGATTCAGTCCGGCTTTGACGAGGGTCTCATCGTCGCCGCGGCGCAGAACTTCGCCCGCCACCTCGTCAACGAGCCCGGCAATGTACTGACGCCAACCGTTCTGGGTGCCCGCACGAAAGCGATGTGCGACGAGGTCGGCCTCGCCTGCGAGGTCTACTCCACCTCCAAACTGGAAGAACTGAAGATGGGCGCGTTCGCCGCGGTCGCACAGGGTTCAGCCGAGCCCCCCGCCCTGATCGTCATGACCTACACCCCGGCCGGCCCCGTCGAGCCTGATGCTCCCGTGATCGGCCTCGTCGGCAAGGGCATCACCTTCGACACCGGCGGTATCTCTATCAAGCCCGCCGACAATATGGAGAAGATGAAGTACGACATGGCCGGTTCAGCTGCCATGATCGGAGCCATGCGCGCCATCGCCCAATTGAAACCGAACCTTAAGGTGATCAGCGTCATCTGCTCGGCAGAAAACATGCCAGACGGCAAAGCCTTCAAGCCCGGCGACGTCGTCACCGCCATGAGCGGCAAGACCATCGAGATCATCAACACCGACGCTGAAGGCCGCCTGGTCCTCGCCGATGGTCTCCACTACGCCAAGACCCTCGGCTGCACCCATCTGATCGATGCCGCCACCTTGACCGGCGCATGCGTCGTAGCACTCGGCTATCTGAACGTCGGACTCTTCTCCAACGACGACGCAACCTGGGAGCAGTTCATGGCCGGCGTACCTCGTTCCGGAGAAAAGTTCTGGCGGCTTCCCTGCACCGACGACTACCGCGATCAGATCAAGAGCCAGATCGGCGACATCATGAACACCGGCGGCCGCGCAGCAGGCGCTGTCACGGCAGCCATGTTCTTGAAGGAGTTTGCCGGCGATACCCCATGGATACACCTGGACATCGCCGGTTGTGCCTGGAACGAGGAGCAGAAGCCCTGGCTCCCGAAGGGCCCGACGGGAATCGCCGTCAGGTCCATCGTGGAGTGGGTTCGTAGCTACTCCGCCTAG
- the smpB gene encoding SsrA-binding protein SmpB — protein MPRQASITIPAQQPKPVVQEKDRDPIAAGKRDASFNRSASFNYFLTDKYEAGVALRGTEVKSIREGKANLKDAYGLLKDGECFLLNAHIGPFSHGNAMNHEALRTRKLLLHKLEIRKLEAATRQKGFTLIPVRLYFRHGRVKCELALAKGKQEWDKRATERKREADSEAKSAIARSQRR, from the coding sequence ATGCCCCGCCAAGCTTCCATCACGATTCCCGCCCAGCAACCCAAACCGGTCGTGCAGGAGAAGGACCGCGATCCAATCGCCGCCGGCAAGCGGGATGCCTCGTTCAATCGATCCGCCAGCTTCAACTACTTCCTCACCGATAAATATGAGGCGGGCGTCGCCCTGCGCGGGACGGAAGTCAAATCGATCCGCGAAGGCAAGGCTAACCTCAAGGACGCATACGGTCTCCTTAAAGATGGAGAATGCTTCCTGCTCAACGCCCACATTGGGCCGTTTTCCCACGGAAACGCCATGAACCATGAGGCCCTCCGCACCCGCAAGCTCCTCCTGCACAAGCTCGAGATCCGCAAGCTGGAGGCAGCAACAAGGCAAAAGGGATTCACCCTGATCCCCGTTCGTCTCTACTTCCGCCATGGTCGCGTCAAATGCGAACTGGCTCTTGCCAAGGGCAAACAGGAATGGGACAAGCGCGCCACGGAGCGAAAGCGTGAAGCCGACAGCGAAGCGAAGTCTGCCATCGCTCGGAGTCAGCGCCGCTAA
- a CDS encoding cohesin domain-containing protein, whose translation MSRGLQTFRHHNVLTARTVLSFCIFMFGLCAILPAHAQSASKWNKRGVDAEAHEDYDAAYEDYRQALKKSPKDIRFKTHLERMRFQAAVSHIDRGRVLRQSGDYSGALTNFMRAAEIDPGNQTAQQEIGITQREQPAPVPVGPGADAAAAQLTQQTSVLQNIASISAPVVLKPTSSDRQTLHMVEDVKNIYQAIGKLAGINVIFDPEYTSKRIPIDLTNVTLDDALRIVGTISGTFYKPVTSNTIFVAQNTRTKRTDLDELAVQTFYLSNSAQANDGNEILTGLRLLLDPTVKLYLVPSQNAIVMRGTTDELLLAQKLINDFDRARPEVVVDVAVLEVSRDKVRTLGITLPQSIGLTPQLSNANSTSTTSSTTTTSTTTTSSTTTSSTSSLTLNNLAHLNATNFAVSITGGTLNALLTDGDTRILQNPRIRATDGQRATLKIGSKIPIATGSYNAGVSTGVASIGVQTQFTYIDVGVNIDITPTVHYDREVSMKMKIEVSSQSNTVVISGVSEPIISQRISEQVIQVQDGEPSILAGILTHQDSKTVSGTPFLGELPFFKYFFSTQSKETQQDELVFLIIPHVVRESVLTRLNTAMIDTGTGSSIELRHMDTSAAETALSNAAAAQASVPLPQHAGAPSTAANAAANMLQQIHQDAQPPTPGQMPGAIPPTPAATAAPAGTNGPISLTVVPASSNQTVGSTFQAAVNLQNGRDVFSVPLQVQYDPKVLELVNVDAGDFLSKGSQPVSLVHRVEGNGLVTISSTRPPQAAGVDGQGSVCTLTFKAIGAGDSNIALVKVGAKNSAQVNLPAVGSQAVVHVK comes from the coding sequence ATGAGCCGTGGGCTTCAAACCTTCCGTCATCACAACGTCCTGACTGCACGCACCGTTCTCTCCTTCTGCATCTTCATGTTTGGCCTGTGCGCCATCCTGCCGGCCCACGCTCAGTCTGCCAGCAAGTGGAACAAGCGCGGCGTGGACGCCGAGGCCCATGAGGACTACGACGCCGCGTATGAGGACTACCGGCAGGCCTTGAAGAAGTCGCCGAAGGATATTCGCTTCAAGACGCACCTTGAACGCATGCGCTTCCAGGCTGCGGTGTCGCATATCGATCGCGGCCGGGTTCTGCGGCAGAGTGGCGACTACTCCGGCGCACTTACGAACTTCATGCGCGCGGCGGAGATCGATCCGGGTAATCAGACGGCGCAGCAGGAGATCGGGATCACGCAACGCGAACAGCCTGCACCGGTTCCGGTGGGACCGGGGGCAGACGCTGCCGCCGCGCAGCTGACGCAGCAGACCTCCGTGCTGCAGAACATCGCATCCATCTCGGCTCCGGTGGTGCTGAAGCCTACGTCCAGCGACCGGCAGACGCTGCACATGGTTGAGGACGTCAAAAATATCTACCAGGCAATCGGGAAGCTGGCCGGCATCAATGTCATCTTCGATCCTGAATATACGTCGAAGAGAATTCCCATTGATCTGACGAACGTCACGTTGGACGACGCGCTTCGCATTGTCGGGACGATCTCAGGGACGTTCTATAAACCTGTTACTTCAAACACGATCTTTGTTGCACAGAACACGCGGACCAAGAGAACCGATCTGGACGAGCTTGCGGTTCAGACCTTTTACCTATCGAACTCCGCGCAGGCAAATGATGGCAACGAGATCCTGACCGGGCTGCGTTTGCTGCTTGATCCTACGGTGAAGCTTTACCTTGTGCCCAGCCAGAACGCAATCGTCATGCGTGGGACTACTGACGAATTGCTGCTGGCACAGAAGTTGATCAATGACTTCGACCGCGCACGGCCTGAGGTGGTGGTGGATGTGGCTGTGCTGGAAGTCAGTCGAGACAAGGTTCGTACGCTTGGCATCACCTTGCCGCAGTCGATCGGGTTGACTCCGCAGCTTTCCAATGCGAATTCGACCAGCACGACCAGCTCAACCACGACTACGAGTACTACGACTACCTCATCGACGACGACCTCGTCGACGTCCAGCCTGACGTTGAACAATCTCGCGCATTTGAACGCGACCAATTTCGCCGTGTCCATTACCGGCGGCACCTTGAACGCGCTGCTTACGGACGGCGATACGCGGATTCTGCAGAATCCGAGAATTCGCGCGACGGACGGTCAGCGTGCGACTCTCAAGATCGGTTCCAAGATACCGATCGCGACCGGAAGCTACAACGCCGGTGTTTCGACCGGTGTCGCGTCGATCGGCGTGCAGACGCAGTTCACGTACATCGACGTGGGTGTGAACATCGATATCACGCCGACGGTGCATTACGACCGCGAAGTCAGCATGAAGATGAAGATCGAAGTGTCTTCACAGAGCAATACGGTCGTGATCTCAGGCGTCAGTGAGCCCATCATCTCGCAGCGCATCTCGGAGCAGGTTATTCAGGTTCAGGATGGCGAGCCGAGTATTCTGGCGGGGATCCTGACCCACCAGGACAGTAAGACGGTCAGCGGGACACCATTTCTGGGAGAATTGCCCTTCTTCAAGTATTTCTTCAGCACCCAGAGCAAAGAGACGCAGCAGGATGAACTGGTCTTCCTCATCATTCCGCACGTCGTGCGTGAGTCTGTCCTGACCAGGCTGAATACGGCGATGATCGATACCGGTACCGGGTCATCGATCGAGCTGCGCCATATGGATACGTCCGCGGCTGAGACAGCCTTGTCCAACGCCGCAGCAGCGCAGGCCTCGGTTCCTCTCCCGCAGCATGCCGGTGCGCCGAGTACGGCCGCCAACGCGGCTGCCAACATGCTTCAGCAGATTCATCAGGATGCTCAACCTCCAACCCCGGGCCAGATGCCGGGTGCCATTCCGCCAACCCCAGCGGCGACGGCTGCGCCTGCAGGTACGAACGGTCCAATCAGCCTGACCGTGGTTCCTGCGTCGTCGAACCAGACGGTGGGCAGTACCTTCCAGGCTGCGGTGAACCTGCAGAATGGACGGGATGTGTTCTCTGTCCCGCTACAGGTGCAATATGATCCGAAGGTTCTGGAGCTGGTGAACGTCGATGCGGGGGACTTCCTGAGTAAGGGGAGTCAACCGGTGTCGCTGGTTCATCGGGTTGAGGGCAATGGGCTGGTGACGATCTCCAGTACACGGCCTCCGCAGGCGGCGGGTGTCGACGGGCAGGGGAGTGTCTGCACGCTGACGTTCAAGGCTATCGGAGCGGGTGATTCAAATATCGCTCTGGTGAAGGTTGGTGCCAAGAACAGCGCGCAGGTCAATCTTCCGGCTGTCGGGTCTCAGGCTGTCGTTCACGTCAAATGA